One Rosa chinensis cultivar Old Blush chromosome 3, RchiOBHm-V2, whole genome shotgun sequence DNA window includes the following coding sequences:
- the LOC112195167 gene encoding G-type lectin S-receptor-like serine/threonine-protein kinase At5g24080, with translation MMLYYLFISLTLFVAHGHSKPEIHIGYNLTLAVPVEYTMGFIGRAFLMDTNLTIPSFKAALSVEAFNGKYSCSFQVFLGNVKVWNSGHYSKFYTSNECVLELTSDGDLRLKGPKDRVGWRTGTSGQGVERLQLLRTGNLVLVDGLDRIKWQSFNFPTDVMLWGQTLSVASRLTSFPSNSSSYYSMEIEHTRIALYLNFGKQNYSYWEFKPSKNRNIAFIQLGLQGLELYSDKGKKIAQINPYEETVQPLRFLALGNQTGNLRLYFYSPSLEKFDASFQALNTTCDLPLACKPYGICTLSGACSCIQVLTTENESSTSTSTSTSSNCIEGVSSDGFCGRGKAEMLELESVTSVLRGAPKIVNVSKEECGKLCLEDCKCASTLHNSEECFLYGMVIGVKQVERESGLSYMVKVPKGSSHGGHGKSNVKKWVLILVGVVDGVIILVLFGGLGYYLIRKRRRHSLPNGHNN, from the exons ATGATGCTCTACTACCTGTTCATTTCCCTAACTCTTTTCGTCGCTCATGGCCACTCCAAGCCAGAGATTCATATTGGCTACAACCTCACTTTGGCAGTGCCTGTTGAGTACACCATGGGATTCATTGGCAGAGCTTTTCTAATGGATACCAATCTAACCATACCCAGTTTCAAAGCTGCATTGAGTGTTGAAGCTTTTAATGGGAAGTACTCGTGCTCCTTTCAAGTCTTTCTTGGAAATGTGAAGGTATGGAATTCTGGCCATTACTCCAAGTTTTATACATCGAATGAATGCGTCCTTGAACTCACCAGTGATGGAGATTTAAGGCTGAAGGGTCCAAAAGACAGAGTGGGATGGAGAACTGGGACTTCTGGACAAGGTGTGGAG AGGTTACAGTTACTGAGGACAGGGAATCTAGTACTAGTTGATGGCTTGGACCGGATCAAATGGCAGAGTTTTAATTTTCCGACCGATGTGATGCTTTGGGGTCAGACACTTAGTGTGGCGTCACGCTTGACTTCATTTCCAAGCAATTCAAGTTCATACTACTCGATGGAAATTGAGCACACCAGGATTGCTCTCTACTTGAATTTCGGTAAGCAAAACTATTCGTATTGGGAATTTAAGCCTTCCAAGAACAGAAATATTGCTTTTATTCAATTGGGTCTACAAGGATTAGAGTTATACAGTGATAAAGGTAAGAAAATCGCGCAGATAAATCCATATGAGGAAACAGTTCAGCCCCTGAGATTTTTGGCTTTGGGGAACCAAACAGGGAATTTGAGGCTTTATTTTTACTCACCCAGCTTGGAAAAATTTGATGCTTCTTTTCAAGCACTCAACACAACATGTGATCTTCCATTGGCTTGCAAGCCTTATGGCATTTGTACCTTGTCTGGTGCTTGTTCATGCATTCAAGTTTTGACAACGGAAAATGAGAGTAGTACTAGTACTAGTACTAGTACCAGTTCTAATTGCATTGAAGGAGTTTCATCAGATGGGTTTTGTGGAAGAGGTAAGGCAGAAATGCTTGAACTGGAGAGTGTCACTAGTGTGTTAAGGGGTGCTCCTAAAATAGTTAATGTGAGCAAAGAAGAATGTGGTAAATTGTGCTTGGAAGATTGTAAGTGTGCATCTACATTACATAACTCTGAAGAATGCTTTCTTTATGGAATGGTGATTGGGGTTAAACAGGTTGAAAGGGAAAGTGGGTTGAGTTACATGGTTAAGGTTCCAAAGGGATCAAGTCATGGGGGTCATGGAAAGTCTAATGTGAAAAAATGGGTGTTGATATTGGTAGGAGTTGTTGATGGGGTGATAATTCTTGTTCTCTTTGGAGGTCTTGGCTACTACTTGattagaaaaagaagaagacattcTTTGCCTAATGGCCATAACAATTGA
- the LOC112192991 gene encoding uncharacterized protein LOC112192991 isoform X2: MWWLLRRTTLLSPPLLRRSFPPRQIRPPEKMSFRNDGNSPATPGGNSVISLSPVSATNVGNRDCQILKVGSIPILIYDSFGNVVKRPIGFGVTSGFSDEKQCASLSDGIRFDEMRSKVEDACVSSNSESASEREHERWSPMPDWKSQLRECSLPTEFGMKRKHHSRAEKRHSVPRNLKNAPVTKSSGLSKRLHCYEPFDICLDGRNSALEASFHARMMEAEDTVEFANPERMVESKDPVVLRPGMVLLKNYVSLSQQVEIVKTCRELGLGPGGFYQPVFQHGRKLHLQMMCLGRNWDPETRIYEVIRPIDDTRPPGIPNEFSLLVERAIQEAHAHLKDKIICSSVEKVLPSMTPDICIANFYTTSGRLGLHQMKF; the protein is encoded by the exons ATGTGGTGGCTCTTGCGCCGTACGACCCTTCTCTCCCCACCCCTTCTTCGTCGTTCATTCCCTCCCCGCCAAATTCGTCCACCGGAAAAAATGAGTTTCAGGAACGACGGGAACTCACCCGCCACTCCCGGTGGCAATTCCGTCATTTCCTTAAGCCCC GTATCAGCGACTAATGTTGGAAACAGAGATTGTCAGATTTTAAAGGTTGGAAGTATTCCTATTCTGATTTACGATAGTTTTGGTAATGTAGTTAAGCGGCCAATTGGGTTTGGAGTTACATCAGGGTTTAGTGATGAGAAGCAATGTGCTTCACTAAGTGATGGTATTCGTTTCGATGAAATGAGATCGAAAGTGGAGGATGCTTGTGTGAGTTCAAATTCGGAGAGTGCAAGTGAAAGGGAACATGAGAGGTGGAGTCCAATGCCGGATTGGAAAAGCCAATTGCGCGAATGCTCTTTGCCTACGGAATTTGGGATGAAAAGGAAGCACCACAGTCGTGCAGAAAAGCGGCATTCTGTACCGAGAAATTTGAAGAATGCACCTGTTACCAAGAGTTCGGGTTTATCTAAGCGTTTGCATTGTTATGAACCATTTGATATATGCTTGGATGGGAGAAATTCTGCTCTTGAAGCTTCTTTTCATGCAAGAATGATGGAAGCAGAGGACACGGTGGAATTTGCTAATCCAGAACGGATGGTGGAATCTAAAGATCCAGTAGTACTGAGGCCAGGAATGGTCTTATTGAAAAATTATGTCAGCCTCAGTCAACAG GTTGAAATTGTAAAGACATGTCGGGAGCTCGGTTTAGGTCCTGGGGGGTTTTATCAACCAGTTTTCCAGCATGGAAGAAAACTTCATCTGCAGATGATGTGCCTGGGCCGGAATTGGGATCCTGAGACTAGGATATATGAAGTTATACGACCAATAGATGACACTCGGCCTCCTGGTATTCCTAATGAATTTAGTTTGTTGGTTGAAAGAGCAATTCAAGAGGCACATGCCCATCTCAAAGATAAAATCATATGTAGCAGTGTAGAAAAAGTGCTACCTTCAATGACTCCAGACATATGCATCGCCAACTTTTATACAACTAGTGGGAGGCTTGGTCTTCATCAG ATGAAGTTTTGA
- the LOC112192991 gene encoding uncharacterized protein LOC112192991 isoform X1 gives MWWLLRRTTLLSPPLLRRSFPPRQIRPPEKMSFRNDGNSPATPGGNSVISLSPVSATNVGNRDCQILKVGSIPILIYDSFGNVVKRPIGFGVTSGFSDEKQCASLSDGIRFDEMRSKVEDACVSSNSESASEREHERWSPMPDWKSQLRECSLPTEFGMKRKHHSRAEKRHSVPRNLKNAPVTKSSGLSKRLHCYEPFDICLDGRNSALEASFHARMMEAEDTVEFANPERMVESKDPVVLRPGMVLLKNYVSLSQQVEIVKTCRELGLGPGGFYQPVFQHGRKLHLQMMCLGRNWDPETRIYEVIRPIDDTRPPGIPNEFSLLVERAIQEAHAHLKDKIICSSVEKVLPSMTPDICIANFYTTSGRLGLHQDRDESKESLQEGLPVVSISIGDSADFLYGDQRDIDKAESVVLDSGDVLIFGGRSRHIFHGVTSIIPNSAPNNLLKEARLRPGRLNLTFRQY, from the exons ATGTGGTGGCTCTTGCGCCGTACGACCCTTCTCTCCCCACCCCTTCTTCGTCGTTCATTCCCTCCCCGCCAAATTCGTCCACCGGAAAAAATGAGTTTCAGGAACGACGGGAACTCACCCGCCACTCCCGGTGGCAATTCCGTCATTTCCTTAAGCCCC GTATCAGCGACTAATGTTGGAAACAGAGATTGTCAGATTTTAAAGGTTGGAAGTATTCCTATTCTGATTTACGATAGTTTTGGTAATGTAGTTAAGCGGCCAATTGGGTTTGGAGTTACATCAGGGTTTAGTGATGAGAAGCAATGTGCTTCACTAAGTGATGGTATTCGTTTCGATGAAATGAGATCGAAAGTGGAGGATGCTTGTGTGAGTTCAAATTCGGAGAGTGCAAGTGAAAGGGAACATGAGAGGTGGAGTCCAATGCCGGATTGGAAAAGCCAATTGCGCGAATGCTCTTTGCCTACGGAATTTGGGATGAAAAGGAAGCACCACAGTCGTGCAGAAAAGCGGCATTCTGTACCGAGAAATTTGAAGAATGCACCTGTTACCAAGAGTTCGGGTTTATCTAAGCGTTTGCATTGTTATGAACCATTTGATATATGCTTGGATGGGAGAAATTCTGCTCTTGAAGCTTCTTTTCATGCAAGAATGATGGAAGCAGAGGACACGGTGGAATTTGCTAATCCAGAACGGATGGTGGAATCTAAAGATCCAGTAGTACTGAGGCCAGGAATGGTCTTATTGAAAAATTATGTCAGCCTCAGTCAACAG GTTGAAATTGTAAAGACATGTCGGGAGCTCGGTTTAGGTCCTGGGGGGTTTTATCAACCAGTTTTCCAGCATGGAAGAAAACTTCATCTGCAGATGATGTGCCTGGGCCGGAATTGGGATCCTGAGACTAGGATATATGAAGTTATACGACCAATAGATGACACTCGGCCTCCTGGTATTCCTAATGAATTTAGTTTGTTGGTTGAAAGAGCAATTCAAGAGGCACATGCCCATCTCAAAGATAAAATCATATGTAGCAGTGTAGAAAAAGTGCTACCTTCAATGACTCCAGACATATGCATCGCCAACTTTTATACAACTAGTGGGAGGCTTGGTCTTCATCAG GATCGTGATGAAAGCAAAGAGTCTCTCCAAGAAGGATTACCTGTCGTCTCCATTTCTATAGGAGATTCTGCAGATTTCCTCTATGGGGATCAGAGAGATATTGATAAGGCAGAGAGTGTTGTTTTGGATTCAGGAGATGTGTTAATATTTGGTGGTCGTTCAAGACATATATTTCATGGTGTAACATCCATCATACCAAACTCAGCTCCAAacaatttgctaaaagaagctAGGCTTCGTCCTGGCCGTCTGAATCTTACCTTCAGACAGTATTAG